The following proteins are co-located in the Solea senegalensis isolate Sse05_10M linkage group LG12, IFAPA_SoseM_1, whole genome shotgun sequence genome:
- the lamp2 gene encoding lysosome-associated membrane glycoprotein 2 isoform X3, with translation MTRCAASVLLLAFGVVFQLSHGLQVNVTNSEGKLCLYANLMVNFSVSYEVAADKNETAVFQLPDEVTTVGSLCDNNSSTLQLNFGDGHFLSVEFTLSGLMYQADSIIFSYNLKDSSLFPKSISNETASVTVKPQITDIGLDTCYSCKSKDTILSSLVNMTLSDVLMQAFVINGSKSDKITSCSADVPTTSAPPTTHSTNVTTEAPVTNTTTTAPPPTTTPTPTLPTPSTWTYSIDAENSTACLLVKFGLRIGFKQGETYKELNLEHNKTKVSGLCGVNSSHLQLASDTMNLSFTFTNDSSKFRLHSLNVTVNPSSGGEFIQSNSNLSLWEAAIGSSYMCNKEQNYTITNQLSLYTFNLQVQPFGVVKGDFSTAHECSLDDTSVLIPIIVGAALAGLILIVVIAYVIGRRKTYVGYQTL, from the exons ATGACCCGATGTGCTGCATCTGTGTTGCTTCTCGCCTTTGGCGTCG tCTTCCAGCTGTCACACGGCCTTCAAGTCAATGTCACAAACAGTGAGGGCAAGTTGTGTCTCTATGCCAATCTGATGGTCAACTTCTCAGTCTCATATGAAGTAGCTGCTGATAAG AATgaaacagcagtgtttcaactTCCCGATGAAGTAACAACAGTTGGAAGTCTATGTGACAACAATAGCTCAACACTGCAGCTCAACTTTGGAGACGGGCATTTCTTGAGTGTGGAATTCACCCTGAGTGGACTAATGTACCAGGCAGACTCCATCATCTTTTCCTACAACCTCAAAGATTCATCCCTCTTTCCGAAATCTATTTCAAATG AAACTGCATCTGTGACCGTGAAGCCTCAGATTACAGACATAGGCCTGGATACCTGCTACTCGTGCAAGAGTAAAGACACCATCCtgtctagtttggtcaatatGACACTGTCTGATGTACTCATGCAGGCTTTTGTCATTAATGGCAGCAAGAGTGATAAGA TAACGTCTTGCTCCGCTGATGTACCCACAACCTCTGCTCCCCCAACCACTCACTCCACCAATGTGACCACTGAAGCTCCTGTGACTAACACCACAACCACTGCCCCTCCTCCTACTACCACCCCAACCCCCACCCTCCCTACACCCTCCACTTGGACATACAGCATCGATGCTGAAAACAGCACAGCTTGTCTGTTGGTCAAATTTGGCCTGCGTATTGGTTTCAAACAGGGAGAG ACCTATAAGGAGTTAAACCTGGAGCACAACAAGACCAAAGTCTCTGGATTATGTGGAGTCAACAGTAGCCATCTGCAGTTGGCATCAGACACAATGAACCTCTCTTTCACCTTCACTAAT GATAGCTCAAAATTCAGACTACATTCTCTCAACGTCACTGTAAACCCAAGCTCTG gTGGGGAGTTTATTCAGTCGAATTCTAACCTGAGTCTATGGGAGGCAGCGATTGGCAGCTCCTACATGTGCAACAAAGAGCAGAACTACACCATCACCAACCAGCTCAGCCTCTACACGTTCAACCTCCAAGTGCAGCCGTTTGGAGTCGTGAAGGGGGATTTCAGTACAG CCCATGAATGTTCACTGGATGACACCAGCGTCTTAATCCCAATCATTGTTGGCGCCGCTCTGGCTGGCTTGATTCTCATTGTAGTGATTGCTTATGTGATTGGTCGAAGAAAGACTTACGTTGGATATCAGACCCTTTAA